A single window of Watersipora subatra chromosome 9, tzWatSuba1.1, whole genome shotgun sequence DNA harbors:
- the LOC137403835 gene encoding uncharacterized protein, whose translation MAMSSAYISGEPAHWTPSEINQLLEQWEANVTEVNNFQNDSALAEIAKHIGSKTPKHVKEKISQMKERYIEERRKSGPSKWRFFNRLHKFGDRFLSPKDYQVIVKDHGIKRRAPFGENNASPSKISSFQTTNQISATANRISELVLESGINKLVQAVSKLNAPRPATELPPVYPFDPEISRNVEIGDSWREWNQSLPYQLTDGGIRTLIRSGFREVGQIGLLKTRSADVAMLHLNYHDKLALQQAMEADLGKTEKFELVTNLEGAVIGIHGSVDASDAVLLTDDGLKMLEWNRTLTFPLSLRGLAKILKAGFSSSEELSSLLDEDDIDLMDLTLRDRIVLRKFIVNSEKGDGAAVPPSE comes from the exons ATGGCGATGTCTTCAG CCTACATCAGCGGGGAGCCAGCTCACTGGACACCGAGTGAAATTAACCAACTTTTAGAACAATGGGAGGCAAATGTTACAGAAgttaataattttcaaaatgattcggCTTTGGCAGAAATTGCTAAACACATCGGCTCCAAGACTCCTAAGCATGTTAAAGAGAAG ATCAGCCAAATGAAGGAGAGGTACATCGAAGAAAGACGCAAGTCCGGACCTTCAAAATGGAGATTTTTCAATCGGCTACATAAGTTTGGAGATCGGTTTCTGTCACCAAAGGACTATCAGGTTATAGTGAAGGATCATGGGATTAAG CGGAGGGCACCATTTGGAGAGAACAATGCGTCACCGAGCAAGATTTCTAgttttcaaacaacaaaccaaattTCTGCTACTGCAAATCGAATAAGTGAGCTTGTACTTGAGTCTGGCATTAACAAGCTGGTGCAAGCTGTATCCAAGCTCAATGCACCGAGACCGGCAACAGAACTTCCACCAGTTTATCCATTTGATCCGG AGATATCAAGGAATGTGGAAATAGGCGATTCATGGAGGGAATGGAACCAAAGTCTACCCTACCAACTAACAGATGGTGGAATTAGAACTCTAATCCGAAGTGGCTTTAGAGAGGTTGGACAGATTGGCTTGCTGAAGACGAGATCAGCAGACGTAGCTATGCTGCACCTCAATTATCATGACAAGCTAGCTCTTCAGCAGGCAATGGAGGCGGACT TGGGAAAAACAGAGAAATTTGAGTTGGTAACTAACTTAGAAGGAGCTGTCATCGGGATACATGGAAGTGTCGATGCCAGTGATGCTGTCT TGCTGACTGATGATGGCCTGAAGATGCTCGAGTGGAATCGAACACTGACCTTCCCGCTGTCTCTCAGAGGTCTTGCTAAAATTCTAAAAGCAGGCTTTAGTTCATCCGAAGAGTTATCTTCACTCTTGGATGAAGACGATATCGACCTAATGGATTTGACCCTGCGAGACAGGATTGTCTTGCGCAAGTTTATTGTTAATTCGGAAAAAGGCGATGGTGCAGCAGTTCCACCTAGTGAATAG